The Piliocolobus tephrosceles isolate RC106 chromosome 3, ASM277652v3, whole genome shotgun sequence genome has a window encoding:
- the CCNG2 gene encoding cyclin-G2 yields MKDLGAEHLAGREGVQLLGLLNLYLEQEERFQPREKGLSLIEATPENDNTLCPGLRNAKVEDLRSLANFFGSCTETFVLAVNILDRFLALMKVKPKHLSCIGVCSFLLAARIVEEDCNIPSTHDVIRISQCKCTASDIKRMEKIISEKLHYELEATTALNFLHLYHTIILCHTSERKEILSLDKLEAQLKACNCRLVFSKAKPSVLALCLLNLEVETLKSVELLEILLLVKKHSKINDTEFFYWRELVSKCLAEYSSPECCKPDLKKLVWIVSRRTAQNLHNSYYSVPELPTIPEGGCFDESESEDSCEDMSCGEESLSSSPPSDQECTFFFNFKVAQTLCFPS; encoded by the exons ATGAAGGATTTGGGGGCAGAGCACTTGGCAGGTCGTGAAGGAGTCCAACTCCTCGGATTGTTGAACCTCTACCTAGAACAAGAAGAAAGATTCCAACCTCGAGAAAAAGGGCTGAGTTTGATTGAGGCTACCCCGGAG AATGATAACACTTTGTGTCCAGGATTGAGAAATGCCAAAGTTGAAGATTTAAGGAGTTTAGCCAACTTTTTTGGATCTTGCACTGAAACTTTTGTCCTGGCTGTCAATATTTTGGACAGATTCTTGGCTCTTATGAAg GTGAAACCTAAACATTTGTCTTGCATTGGAGTCTGTTCATTTTTGCTGGCTGCTAGAATAGTTGAAGAAGACTGCAATATTCCATCCACTCATGATGTGATCCGGATTAGTCAATGTAAATGTACTGCTTCTGACATAAAAcggatggaaaaaataatttcagaaaaattgcaCTATGAATTGGAAGCTACTACTGCCTTAAACTTTTTGCACTTATACCATACTATTATACTTTGTCATACTTCAGAAAG GAAAGAAATACTGAGCCTTGATAAACTAGAAGCTCAGCTGAAAGCTTGCAACTGCCGACTCGtcttttcaaaagcaaaa ccATCTGTATTAGCCTTGTGCCTTCTCAATTTGGAAGTAGAAACTTTGAAATCTGTTGAATTACTGGAAATTCTCTTGCTAGTTAAAAAACATTCCAAG attaatgACACCGAGTTCTTTTACTGGAGAGAGTTAGTTTCTAAATGCCTGGCTGAGTATTCTTCTCCTGAATGTTGCAAACCAGATCTTAAGAAGTTGGTTTGGATCGTTTCAAGGCGTACAGCCCAGAACCTCCACAACAGCTACTATAGTGTTCCTGAGCTGCCAACGATACCTGAGGGGGGTTGTTTTGATGAAAGTGAAAG tgAGGACTCTTGTGAAGATATGAGTTGTGGAGAGGAGAGTCTCAGCAGCTCTCCTCCCAGTGATCAAGAGTGCACCTTCTTTTTCAACTTCAAAGTGGCACAAACACTGTGCTTTCCATCTTAG